One Ovis aries strain OAR_USU_Benz2616 breed Rambouillet chromosome 4, ARS-UI_Ramb_v3.0, whole genome shotgun sequence DNA window includes the following coding sequences:
- the LOC121816042 gene encoding T cell receptor beta chain MC.7.G5-like: MGFRQLCCVALCLLGIAVSADPGITQIPKYLVMGMTDKKSLKCEQHLGHNAIYWYKQSAQKPPELMFIHSYMELSGNESVPSRFWPECPDSSQCRLDLSAPKPQDSAVYLCASSGDTALQSRFLPVHKPPGSRQEAVGAIQVLDWHFPSDHSPACGVTWHGSGEFLHRHQQCMPGSSKEKDCERLRKTFSSEKDCAKPFKFKQFLNLLFAGGQHEELSPCKGHEEGGLAYAKA, from the exons ATGGGCTTCAGGCAGCTCTGCTGTGTGGCCCTCTGTCTCCTGGGCATAG CTGTCTCTGCGGACCCTGGGATCACTCAGATACCAAAATACCTAGTCATGGGAATGACGGACAAGAAATCTTTGAAATGTGAACAACATCTGGGACATAATGCTATTTACTGGTATAAACAGAGCGCCCAGAAGCCGCCAGAGCTCATGTTCATCCACAGCTACATGGAACTCAGTGGAAATGAGAGTGTTCCAAGCCGCTTCTGGCCTGAATGCCCAGACAGCTCTCAGTGCCGCCTGGACCTGAGCGCCCCGAAACCACAGGACTCCGCCGTCTATCTCTGCgccagcagtggagacacagccCTGCAGAGTCGATTCCTTCCTGTGCACAAACCTCCAGGGTCCAGGCAGGAAGCCGTGGGGGCCATCCAGGTCTTGGATTGGCATTTCCCATCAGACCATAGCCCTGCCTGTGGGGTCACGTGGCATGGCAGTGGAGAGTTTCTTCACAGACATCAACAGTGTATGCCGGGCTCGTCCAAGGAGAAAGACTGTGAAAGACTGAGAAAGACTTTCTCGTCCGAGAAAGACTGTGCCAAGCCATTCAAGTTTAAGCAGTTTCTTAATCTGCTTtttgccgggggccagcatgaggaactcagCCCgtgcaaaggtcatgaggaaggaggcttggcatatgcaaaggcgtga